In Thermothelomyces thermophilus ATCC 42464 chromosome 5, complete sequence, the sequence GCCCAGGAGGCCCAAACCGGGTTCTCGAACCCTGCTTTCACGGAACATAACTATCTCGATTAGTTAGATGAGAGATCAACGTCCACAAGTTCAGCGCCTAAATCCGCAAACTGCTGGGCCGAGCATATACAGTAGAGCCTCTGCGCATGCTCCGCTGCCGAGTCAGACGAGAGTCCTCCGTGCTCTTCCAAACACGAAACCCAGGACCGTGGCACGGATTGGAAAATCCTTAAGTTCTGCACCCCCCAGGCGGGAGCTCCGAGGTCATGGAAAACGTGGCTAGATCGGGAAGGACAGAGTTGGTATGCAAAACGGTAACCTGTACTAGGTAATTAATAGATATTGAGTTGGTGCAAACCTTGTTTTGcgagaaaaagaaagacCCTTCCTCAGCGCTTGCTTTCTGATCCAATGTTTCTGTCATGCcggttttcttttcttttttttttttttttcgagtCGATTTAtttagtacggagtagtctCGATTAAGTTGACGCATGCAGCCGGTTGACCGTTTTCCCCACTCATTCTTTCTTTTGTCCCGATCTAGCTCCTTCCAATGGGCCTAGACGCCGCGACGGTTAGTTGCCTGGCCTATATCTCCTCAACAGTAAATAGTCAGCGGCCCCGGAGACTTGGGTTTATGACGTAGTTCAATCAGAACAGGGCTGAGGGTTCAGGGAGATCGTTGTATACATACCTCCTTTAGGAACACCGACTGAGACATGGCAATGGCAACTTCCATCACACCAGAGACAAGAGGTGGCTTGGAAAGACGCACGGGCCTAGAATGTGAAGTGCAAAaacaggaaaaaaaaatttgGTCAGGAAGTAGACAGACGAGTCGGAACAAACCACTTCAAATGCTGGCTTGCAGAGGGGTCACAACTTCCTATCCAGTCACTGCTAGCTCCCAAAAGCCACAGTCGCACAAGGTGTGACTGAGGTTTGGGTTAATGCACAGGCACCTCTCCCCGTCGATATCAACCTCTGCCGTCTTCAAGATTAAAAGcaaaaggaaaaggaaggGAGAACAATAATAGGTTAGAAAGGAAACAACCCGCCTGCAGCGCTTCCTTGCGATACCATAGCGGCTCGCAGCTGCAGTTGTGCAGCCTTTGGCTGCATGTTGCGGCCATGAAAAAGCACCCGAGGCGCTCAATGTTGCGGCCAGCAGAGCCAGTAATGGCCCTAGTGCAATTGCATGCACTCGGTAGACTGTTTTATATTGAGGCGGTTGGTACAGACCATTTGCTTCTTCGACTGCAAGCAAACATTTCATCCCAACCCCGCTCGAACGCCGCCAATATTCGGCCTTGAGATCCTGTTGGCCACTCCAAACTGCTGCTGTTTGCATCTTATCAAGCCACATGCAGCAGTGCAAACACCAATTCGTTTCCTAAAGGTATCAATCTGCTTGCCATAGTGGCCCTGGTTGACTTTCCCTTTGGTATGCCAAAATGCTTGTCACTCCCCATCACCTGAAAGGCAAGGTGGCCGAGCGGTCCAAGGCGCCACGTTAAGGTGTTTAAACCCTTAATCCAAATCCGTGGTCTCGAAAGGGGCGTGAGTTCGAATCTCACCCTTGTCATCAACTTTTGCTACTCTTTCCCAATTTTATGAAGATTGCAAATGCGCGGAATGCATTTTGCTTTCTCGTTAGAAGGTCTGTAAACGTTCTCCATGTGCCTCCATAGATCTGGCGCTTGATCGTAAGACGCTGACAGGTTCTCGAGAGGTAAGGTGGGTAGTGTGTTCTGGCATAGATGGAGGACAGTGGCGCGTCCTTCCGCAGTTCGGTTCGAAAATAGGGTTCATGGTATTGACGGTAATTTCTGATTACCCCAGCCTGAGCTTGAAAGCATCGTCGCCACAAGTTCAGACTGGCGGACGATGGCAGCAGCAAAAATCCTGTGCAAAGCCCGGGCCGCTTGAACTATTTAATTAATATAACGCTCAAAATTCTGTCTCCCTATAATCTAAGAGCATTGACAAGCTATGCCTGTTCTCAATGTTTCTAATGAGTTCCATCTAGACGTTTTCGAATCAGGTATGTACACACGTCAAAGGCATCTCAGGTAGCCAAGCGATTGGTACCATCACCTAGCTCCGAACGATCCGTAATGGCGGAGAATCTGATCGTCCGTATCTCGCAGTTTCCGCTCGCCTCTCCGGGTTAACCAGCGATATCTGGGCCTGTCGATTGTCACCGTAGCCAGATTATCCGGAAGTTTCCACCATcacaacaacaaaaaaatGGATCTTACATACGACTCAGGTATTGGAGAAGATATGACTCTGGTCATCACTGAGTAACGGTGTTTCACGAGGAGAAAGCCCTCTGAAGGTTCTACCACTCATTTGGCCCCGGCAGCAACCAAACTCCCCAGAACGCCAGGAGTTCCATTTGAGAAATGGCCAGTTGCTTGCACTTGGCAGTGTCTTCGACTTGGCTTTTGAGAGGGAAGTTCGCTCATGCTACCTCGTTCAGCCAGGAGACTCTGTTCAACACCTTACATGAACCTCATGAGGGAAAACCATCCGCGAGGTCACAGCAAAGCCACTGTACTCCACAAATTAAGGAAACTGACCTGGACTGGTAGTGATAGAAGATGGTGGTTCCAATAGATGGAAGATGGTTGGTAagttgtaaatagttcaaaagtgcgatgtctccttcccacgtttgctggccctgtggctctgtataagtagaggataggaacaaagaaccctccgtttgccagcccgtttgccagatccacaggGCTTATCTTATCCAACCTTACATGATGGACGCGTCTGTTGACAACGTACTGCATCAGGTAGATAGGCAACTGGCGACGAGCAAGTTTGAGGCTACCGACTCATCGTGGCCAAGATTTACACAGACGTAATATAAGCGGATGAGACACGTTGCACCACAATATCATCGCTGGCCTAGCAGGAGGGACTCAGGACAACCATGACCAATTTTGGCCGCCTAAACATCCTAGTAGAGCCTGGTCTCCGAAGCACATACACCCTAGGAGCGGTAGCATTCAAAGGACGACTGGGTTCCTTATTACCCAAAAGACAGGCACCGCTCTAGTGTTCGTAAAGCCCTTGACCAGACGGCGCACAGACCGAGATCATACAAagtaactataatagtatatgaGGTTAACTCTATAAAGATTCCGAGTCTTGGTGCTCGGGTCCGGCAATTGTGTGAACGCCGATCCAAACCGGCTAATATGAAGAATACGACCGGTGAATTGCCAACCCCACACGACCCAAACGCTAAGGTCCAATGCCCGGGACAGCCGGGCGACGGAATGCTCGACTTTCGGAAGTTATTCTGGCGGTTGTTAACCTCGCCCCGGACAGATGGGACAAGCACTCGGGTCTGATATACACGTATCCTGGAGGGCCTCAGAGGAGGGGGACAAGACGCACCTCAGGTCAGCCTTGATTCAGAGCCCGTCACCTCTTGTCATAGAGCAGAGCAGATTGTTTCAAGATGAAGCTAGTCTCAGCATACACGTTGATAGGGGCAGCGATCGGCAGCGCCTCCCGGGTTCCCCGGATCCCGCGACAAGGCGGCGGTAACACCATGATCGAGTGTGCCCCGATCCCGTCCCCTTTCCCGACCTGGCAAGAGCTCCCGCTGCAGTCGTCGATGCCGGACCCCTTCCTCCCGCTCGCGTACACCACGCCCGATAACGCCGCGGATGTCGTGGCCGGCAGGGGCAAGGGCAGGGTGCAGACTCCCGAGGAGTGGTACCGGTGCCGGCAGCCCGAGATCATTCAGCTGCTGCAGGAGTACCAGTATGGCTACTACCCGGACCCCTCCGAGGAGAAGGTCGAGGCCACGCGCAGCGGCAACACGCTCAACATCGTCGTGACGGCGGGCGGCAAGCAGGGCAGCTTCAGGGCGACCATCTCGCTGCCCTCCGGGGCTTCCGCGTCGAACCCGGCGCCGGTGGTGATCAACATTGGCGGGATGCAGAACCAGCCATATCTGAGCGCGGGGATCGCCGTTGCGCAGTTTGACTACACCACCGTATCGCCGGATAGCAATGCGAAGACGGGGGCTTTCTGGAGTATCTACAACGGGAGGGACATTGGTAATTAACTAAACCACCTAGAGTCCACTTTTTGTTTACTTTTTTTGCTTCAGCCACGAACAGAGCGCTAACACGGCGGGAAAAAAAATGGTTGTATAATAATCAGGAGTCCTGACGGCCTGGGCCTGGGGCTTCCACCGTACGCTGGATGCCATCAACCTGACGGTCCCCGAGATCGACGCGGCCCGGGTCGGCGTGACCGGGTGCTCGCGCCTGGGCAAggcggcgctggcggcggGGCTCTTTGACAAGCGCATCACGCTCACCATGCCCATGTCGTCGGGCGTCCAGGGGGCGGGGCCCTACCGGTACTACGACATGAGCGGGCAGGGCGAGAACCTCGAGAACAGCAAACAGGGCGCCGGCTGGTGGACCAACAGCAAGCTGGGCACCTTCGTGAACCACGCCCAGAACCTGCCGTACGACGCCCACACCATCGTGGCGGCCATCGCGCCGAGGGCCGTCATCATCGACCAGGGCACCGGCGACCCCTTCGTCAACAGCAAGGgcaccgccgtcgtcgtctacCCTGCGGCCAAGGTCGTCTATGACTGGCTGGGAGCGGGTGAAAACATTGGCATCAGCGTGCGCGGGGGCGGGCACTGCGATCTGAGCGGCTAGTGAGTGGCAGACCAGATGTCctctcctctttttttttttttttttttttttttttttttttagtgGCGGGGCTGACCGATGATGCACCTGTTGCTTTATTAGCACGGCTATCCTGCCGTACGTCCAAAAGATCTTCTTTGGGACCCCGACAGACAAGGACTACAACAACCTCGGCTCGTACGGCTCACCCGTGTCGTCCGCCTTCCCATGGGCGACGGCGGTTCCCGGAGCTTGAACCGGGTTCGGGTCAGACTGGCTGAAACGGGAAATGAACCACATAGCTTGAGGTAGCTACTTACGGGGAACTGACGACACAACAAAAGAAAGTTGCCGAAGATGCCACTCTTCAGAGAAGACACGTGTGTAGCCTGAGCCTTCAAAAAGATGATCAGAAAAAATCAGACCAAGTTCCCCAGGTGATgtacccggtggttagtgctgactaattaattcaggactaccacctgtctcccgacaggtggggccaaaacccccggaCGCCTAGATACGGCCGGACAGGGGCACGTCCAAACCCGTGTCCAATTTTACCAGTCAACTCCCTATACTCGAAGACACAACCACTACCACAAGCCCAATTTAAACCACTTTCCTGTACcactttcctatatacaATGCCTCTGACCGACCAAATCTAGGAACcggctagtatataggccgCCAAATAGCTCCTTGCCGCTTAAACTCGCCACCGAACTAGCCGTTTACCATAGAAAAGaacctagtatatagtatatagcttaattaTTTAAGACTAGAAAGACCTAGGTTAGCCGGTACTTAAAGTCATTAAAGGATACTAGACTTCTAGCCACTAGTAGTAACGTAGTTAGAAGACCTTAGTCGCTTTCAAACGACGAAGATTCTACCCTCAAAGGATATACGTACTAGCTTATCGAATCTAGTTCTCTtgttactaaagatcttctctaagatactATTAAccgcttataggtatattgTAATCTTCCTTACCTTCCTATTAGTAAGtactagtagctatattagaaataggattatctatagttttagCTAATATTCCTTAAACTAGTTAAAGTAAACTAACTCTTAGCTAAGTAATAGGTAGAAGAACTAGAGATGTTCTTTAATAAGCTTAAGGATACTATTCAAAGCTTTAAGATTATTATATCTAGTTATTAAAAtatagataagactaggtatatacttataatattaaataggtagtttaagatcttaatagttaaaatagataagaagaagaaggttagtatctttttcttttctaaGTATTagtttattattattattattattattagtcctatactattatattaataagtatgctagagcctctttagttatatataaaggaaactatacctaataggctaggtaaaaacctctgtcctacctttaatgcctaatctagaatactaatatattataaagaaaaggagaagtagctagaatagccctatagaggccttccctcccagtctagcctccttataaggtagtattctaggagcctccctaagtctattagctactatagaactctccttgccaaacgatagttacaggcccctataccctataaaacgaggtctaggtccctttgcgaCTATATTTCCTAAGATTCCTATGTTTGGCttcttaataggtttagGCACTAAATAACTAGGTGCTTAATAGTCtcccttctatagctataggcatagtaaggggtactaacccctaggacttaaaccctaaatagaaagttacggaggctaatagcccctatataggcctatactagtagggagctctaggccttcgttaggccctaatgcctttgtaggccttcccctataaaaactaggcaggggggtccttgtctaatatacgctatatcctcctactggcttggtcggccctctagtggttgctctagctagccactatagctagttccgtagcctatagccttctttatagggtctaaagggggggttaacccctgctatagccctcctaaacctactactagactatcgaccttgctaccttaagggctataggcctcggctcctagccccttgccctagtccttctcttctagaacctctagtttagcctattataggcctgctagataagagcccttatagagacctaggaggcccctaggcctgccctagtctataggagCGGCTAGTCGAGTTTAGCTtcgaagttagctagccttttattaagatagaggttaaGGGgcggtacctaggcttccgtTTCAAGGCattagataggggtagccttataagccctagtaactacttagagggccctatattaggtctttaatagttccttagtaGGGCCTTTTAGCTtaccccctagcttagtaggcttatagaagttcgaggccctataagctaaggcactatagatatacttagtatggACCTTATAaacctataggaggctagggccctaggtcttcgtagtaagcctagttagggtaaac encodes:
- a CDS encoding 4-O-methyl-glucuronoyl methylesterase, encoding MKLVSAYTLIGAAIGSASRVPRIPRQGGGNTMIECAPIPSPFPTWQELPLQSSMPDPFLPLAYTTPDNAADVVAGRGKGRVQTPEEWYRCRQPEIIQLLQEYQYGYYPDPSEEKVEATRSGNTLNIVVTAGGKQGSFRATISLPSGASASNPAPVVINIGGMQNQPYLSAGIAVAQFDYTTVSPDSNAKTGAFWSIYNGRDIGVLTAWAWGFHRTLDAINLTVPEIDAARVGVTGCSRLGKAALAAGLFDKRITLTMPMSSGVQGAGPYRYYDMSGQGENLENSKQGAGWWTNSKLGTFVNHAQNLPYDAHTIVAAIAPRAVIIDQGTGDPFVNSKGTAVVVYPAAKVVYDWLGAGENIGISVRGGGHCDLSGYTAILPYVQKIFFGTPTDKDYNNLGSYGSPVSSAFPWATAVPGA